A region of the Mycobacterium sp. NBC_00419 genome:
CGGTGCGATCGTGATCGTCAACGTGGTCGGCGGCGGAATGCGTTCGATCACGTTCGTGCAGGCGTTTCAGTTCTGGCTCAAACTCACTGCCATCGCGGTGCCGGCACTGGTGCTGGTTGTCCACTTCGGCAATGAGCACCCGCAGCTGGGCGGCCCACTGCCGCCGACCGTCGACCGGCTGACCACCGTCGCCGTCGACACCGACGTCGTCGTCACCGTCGCCGACCCGGCCGGCGTCACCGCACGCGGCCCGGACCTCAACGGACCGCTGCCCGGACCGGGCCAGTACACCCTGCGGGCGGGGACCACCCTGAGCCTGGCCGCCGGTGCCCAGACGCCGGTGGTCGCCGGGGCACCCCCCACCGGTGAGCAGTGGATTCGCAACGGCGGCGGCCTGGGCGGCAAACATCCGCTCTATCAGGTGTTCTCGATCATGGTGGCCACCTTCCTGGGCGCCATGGGGCTGCCGCATGTGCTGGTGCGCTTCTACACCAACCCCGACGGCCGGGCGGCGCGGCGTACCGCCCTGGCGGTGATCGGGTTGCTGTCGCTGTTCTACCTCTTCCCCACCCTGCTCGGAGTTTTCGCCCGGCTCTACGTCCCGCAGCTGCTGATCACCGGCAAGTCCGACGCGGCGGTGCTGCTGCTGCCGTCGGCCGCGATCGCCGGCCTGCCCGGCGAGCTGATCGGCGCGCTGGTCGCCGCGGGCGCCATCGCCGCATTCCTGGCGACCTCCTCGGGCCTGCTGGTCAGCATCGCCGGCGCGCTGTCCACCGACGTGTTGGGTGGCCGGGTCCGCGACTTCCGGCTGGTGGCCCTGATCGCCGGGTTGATCCCGATTCCGTTGTCGCTCATCGCATCCTCACTGGAGCTGTCCCGCGGGGTCGGGCTGGTGTTCGCCGTGGCCGCCTCCACGCTGTGCCCGCTGCTGGTGCTGGGCATCTGGTGGCGTGGGCTGACCGCCGCGGGTGCGGCGGCGGGCCTGATCCTCGGGGCGCTGTCGTCGGGTTTCGCCGCACTGCTGGCGGTCACGGGCTGGGTCGACGACGACGCCCTGCACGGCTGGCCGGCCACCCTGATCGGGTATCCGGCCGCGGTCACGGTGCCGTTGGCGTTCGCGACGATGGTGATCGTCAGCCGGGTGACCCGCGAGGGCGTCCCACCGGACGTGGCGCGGATTTTCGCCCGCATGCACGTGCCCGAACGCCTCGGCATGGGCGTGGAGCGGCTACCGCACGTCTGACCGCTCGTCGTACCCGGGCAACCGTTGAGCGCAAGCTCCGACAGTTCACCTCCAAGGGGCTAGGACTGTGATCCACCTCTCAATAGCCTGGGGACACCATCGAGATCACAACCACAGGAGCGTGCGGTGCCCTCAACCGATATTCCGCCGGGGGAAACCCAACCCAGCGGTGCGCAATACCTGGCCGTGCAGGCCAGCCCGGAGTTTCAGGAGCTGCGCAGCACTTTGCGCCGCTTCGTGTTTCCCACGACCGCCTTCTTTCTCATCTGGTACGCCAGCTACGTCCTGCTGGGGGCCTTCGCCCACGACTTCATGGCGATCAGGGTCTGGGGCAACGTCAACGTCGGCCTGCTGCTCGGGCTGGGCCAGTTCCTGACGACAT
Encoded here:
- a CDS encoding sodium/solute symporter; translated protein: MNTATALTAGGLLASAVATVAVGAYGVRLARTTSDFLVASRTVGPQWNAAAISGEYLSAASFLGVAGLIAKYGADALWYPVGFTAGYLGLLLFVAAPLRRSGAYTVPDFAEFRLGSVRLRRVAMLVVVTVCILYLVPQYQGAGLTLKTLLGVPVWIGPLLVGAIVIVNVVGGGMRSITFVQAFQFWLKLTAIAVPALVLVVHFGNEHPQLGGPLPPTVDRLTTVAVDTDVVVTVADPAGVTARGPDLNGPLPGPGQYTLRAGTTLSLAAGAQTPVVAGAPPTGEQWIRNGGGLGGKHPLYQVFSIMVATFLGAMGLPHVLVRFYTNPDGRAARRTALAVIGLLSLFYLFPTLLGVFARLYVPQLLITGKSDAAVLLLPSAAIAGLPGELIGALVAAGAIAAFLATSSGLLVSIAGALSTDVLGGRVRDFRLVALIAGLIPIPLSLIASSLELSRGVGLVFAVAASTLCPLLVLGIWWRGLTAAGAAAGLILGALSSGFAALLAVTGWVDDDALHGWPATLIGYPAAVTVPLAFATMVIVSRVTREGVPPDVARIFARMHVPERLGMGVERLPHV
- a CDS encoding DUF485 domain-containing protein, encoding MPSTDIPPGETQPSGAQYLAVQASPEFQELRSTLRRFVFPTTAFFLIWYASYVLLGAFAHDFMAIRVWGNVNVGLLLGLGQFLTTFLITGLYVRFASRELDPRAEKIRDEMHWSQQ